The following proteins are co-located in the Pomacea canaliculata isolate SZHN2017 linkage group LG8, ASM307304v1, whole genome shotgun sequence genome:
- the LOC112571130 gene encoding integrator complex subunit 7-like translates to MSASFIPRSTADGISAEQEQDANSALTELDKGLRSGKIGIQCEAIVKFPRLFEKYPFPILINSALLKIADVYRGGNNFIRLNILRVVQQSEKHLDKILNVDEFLRRIFGVIHSNDPIARAITLRMMGSIASIVPEKTLIHHSIILALDSHDAVEVEASIFAADKFSEKSKTFARTICSKMVAMLSGLATPVDLKVKLIPSLRHMHHDSDTAAQAFAVCESLLEGYPAKKFVLLTLDTMTRLAVQSLVNVAPHVARLLQLLMSDPRHDIHLCCLRNLCLLARRGPHLWQTSDVEQDQCACYKCCFDQNISLAARSIQVLTHIAKASRMPGDIPSEVVSAVQTFFFLGSHRCGEESAGSEGKPAQLVCEALTAVGNKFPDSLQGSASSYLALLQKWTIEGLPSDHVQVQLCTLVFQAAREQLMPPDVQATLRLAVEKCESWQAYRIARQALRYGQFSFAELIFSDLAYKVSSESYYNWLLGLKNVCTARRHLHNMQLNGFSAVPCLSSCLESYQRALVAFKAASTPAHPLEFQCEYVRLSIVWLSSLRLLLLTCNTFRSSPPPAIVTALASTSGQEGARWVQVVQQLEKCEKHCRDVAQQISTLYWASFDADPSTLGNLTLLQQSCNCIKSAIASIISVVHTGQSSLGEHQFLAHPEVYDENIWGKSLPSTIVSILKELKTMLAESAGSPEKLYRLIDFLSMSAQNLVQANISFPRFFFQQLQSTNVKLAISPQPSNAGEPVLVRSDTNLTLKVEGVIQKGERPSIFRSVAGVNITVTTSLVNRTVVPQADSLEKSTEKTSVQLSQTVGPHNEYFSTSFVLPFPVLGLHSVQLDAAIVDETGACWHTGPRTTLNIKSYDDSIQRQQPPRSGSRVVAAVVAAAAAAAANSH, encoded by the exons ATGTCTGCCTCCTTCATCCCACGAAGCACTGCTGATGGCATTTCAGCCGAGCAAGAGCAAGATGCAAATTCGGCACTTACAGAACTTGATAAAG GTCTTCGGTCCGGCAAAATAGGTATACAGTGTGAAGCCATCGTCAAATTTCCACGGCTTTTTGAGAAGTACCCCTTCCCAATCTTGATCAATTCTGCACTCTTGAAAATTGCTGATGTTTACCGTGGAGG TAATAACTTCATCAGACTTAACATTCTGCGTGTAGTGCAGCAAAGTGAAAAACATCTAGATAAAATTCTAAATGTGGACGAATTTCTTCGGAGGATTTTTGGGGTTATTCACAGCAATGATCCAATTGCCAGGGCCATTACTCTAAG AATGATGGGCAGCATCGCTAGCATTGTTCCCGAGAAGACTCTAATTCATCACAGTATCATCCTTGCTCTCGACTCACATGATGCTGTTGAAGTTGAAGCATCCATATTTGCTGCAGATAAATTCTCTGAAAAGTCAAA AACGTTTGCAAGAACGATATGCAGCAAAATGGTTGCCATGTTGTCTGGACTTGCCACACCAGTTGACCTCAAAGTGAAGTTGATCCCCAGTTTGCGTCATATGCATCATGATTCCGATACAGCAGCCCAA GCATTTGCAGTGTGTGAGTCTCTCCTGGAGGGTTACCCAGCAAAGAAATTTGTCTTGCTGACATTGGACACCATGACTCGACTAGCTGTCCAGTCTTTGGTTAATGTTGCTCCACATGTTGCACGACTTCTGCAACTGCTTATGTCAGACCCACGACATGATATTCACCTCTGCTGCCTGCGGAACCTCTGTCTCTTAGCAAGGAGAGGACCACATCTTTGGCAGACCAGCGATGTGGag CAAGATCAGTGCGCATGCTACAAGTGCTGTTTTGACCAAAATATTAGCCTTGCTGCCCGAAGCATTCAGGTTCTCACACATATTGCAAAAGCCTCAA GGATGCCTGGTGACATTCCCAGTGAAGTTGTAAGCGCTgtgcagacatttttctttctaggCTCTCACAGATGTGGGGAAGAATCAGCAGGATCTGAAG GCAAACCAGCCCAGCTGGTGTGTGAAGCACTGACAGCAGTAGGAAACAAGTTTCCAGATAGTCTTCAAGGTTCTGCCTCCAGTTATTTGGCACTGCTGCAGAAGTGGACGATAGAGGGGCTTCCTAGTGACCATGTTCAG GTTCAGCTGTGTACATTAGTGTTCCAAGCTGCAAGAGAACAGTTAATGCCACCAGATGTGCAGGCAACTCTGCGATTAGCTGTGGAGAAATGTGAGAGCTGGCAGGCCTATAGGATTGCCCGACAAGCTTTGCGCTATGGCCAGTTTTCTTTTGCAGAGTTAATTTTCTCTGACCTTGCATACAAG GTGTCCTCAGAGAGCTACTATAACTGGCTGTTGGGACTGAAGAATGTCTGCACAGCACGAAGGCATCTGCACAACATGCAGTTGAATGGCTTCAGTGCTGTCCCCTGCCTTTCCAGCTGTCTTGAGAGCTACCAACGTGCGCTTGTCGCTTTCAAG GCTGCCAGTACACCAGCTCACCCTCTGGAGTTTCAGTGCGAGTATGTTCGCCTCAGTATTGTGTGGTTGTCTTCATTGAGATTGTTATTGCTGACTTGCAACACCTTTCGCTCTTCTCCGCCTCCTGCCATTGTCACAGCCCTGGCTTCCACTAGTGGCCAAGAAGGAGCACGGTGGGTCCAAGTTGTGCAACAG CTAGAAAAATGCGAAAAACATTGTCGAGACGTGGCACAGCAGATTTCAACATTATATTGGGCTTCCTTTGATGCTGACCCATCTACTTTAGGCAACTTAACATT ATTACAACAAAGCTGCAACTGCATTAAATCAGCAATTGCCAGCATCATTTCTGTGGTCCACACAGG ACAGAGCAGCCTGGGGGAGCATCAGTTCTTAGCACATCCAGAGGTGTATGACGAGAACATTTGGGGGAAGTCATTGCCATCCACAATTGTCAGCATCttaaaagaactaaaaactATGTTGGCTGAGAGTGCTGGAAGCCCTGAAAAACTGTACAGA ctGATTGATTTTCTCAGCATGTCTGCACAGAACTTGGTCCAAGCCAACATCAGTTTTCCACGTTTCTTCTTTCAGCAGCTTCAGTCTACAAATGTAAAG CTTGCAATTTCACCGCAACCTAGTAATGCTGGAGAACCAGTGTTGGTGCGAAGTGACACCAACCTGACCCTGAAAGTGGAGGGGGTGATCCAGAAGGGGGAAAGACCATCAATCTTCCGTTCGGTGGCTGGGGTGAACATCACAGTCACAACCAGTTTAGTCAACAGGACAGTGGTACCACAGGCAGACTCACTTGAAAAG AGCACAGAGAAAACTTCAGTGCAGCTGTCCCAAACTGTAGGGCCACACAATGAGTACTTCAGTACAAGCTTTGTTCTGCCTTTCCCAGTCCTTGGCCTTCACTCAGTGCAGCTAGATGCAGCCATTGTTGATGAGACAGGGGCTTGCTGGCACACAGGACCTCGCACAACTCTGAACATCAAATCATACGATGACTCAATTCAGCGGCAGCAACCACCTAGAAGTGGGTCAAGGGTAGTAGCAGCTGTGGTAGCTGCAGCAGCTGCCGCTGCTGCAAATAGTCACtag
- the LOC112570979 gene encoding COMM domain-containing protein 1-like, with protein MADDSKSFLALLNGLARRNYYGQSEITDEFLKEQIYPETSQEDFEHIQTRCKGLLKSMVLGDMDMTQLEAFLTAQCKKRDAPLTEEQASAVRKFWKLNKSKIHESIVSQTMWGNRLEKILWRIDLKSQSRHVNQINAPSAIMELHIGDNLQKDKAVDVVRFEMDDDRLSKVLASMQEIEEQINQYIQK; from the exons ATGGCGGACGACAGCAAAAGTTTCCTTGCGCTGTTGAACGGACTGGCTAGAAGGAACTATTACGGACAGTCAGAAATAACAGATGAATTTTTGAAGGAACAGATTTATCCAGaaacatcacaagaagactTTGAACACATTCAAACTAGATGTAAAGGACTTTTAAAG AGCATGGTGTTGGGTGATATGGACATGACTCAGCTGGAGGCTTTTCTTACAGCCCAGTGTAAGAAGAGGGATGCTCCTCTCACAGAAGAGCAAGCTAGTGCAGTACGAAAATTctggaaattaaataaaagcaaaatccACGAAAGCATTGTTTCACAAACAATGTGGGGCAATAGGTTAGAGAAGATATTGTGGAGAATAGACTTGAAATCTCAGTCCCGTCATGTTAACCAGATCAATGCACCATCAGCCATAATGGAACTTCATATTGGAGACAATCTTCAGAAAGACAAG GCAGTGGATGTGGTACGGTTTGAAATGGATGATGACCGGCTATCCAAAGTTCTAGCTAGCATGCAGGAAATTGAGGAGCAAATCAATCAGTACATTCAGAAGTGA
- the LOC112570452 gene encoding uncharacterized protein LOC112570452: MNLTEICDSVVETAKHKVSNFIQRFWPKRSTYMEKTKEQCQSDSASLPQKLGDPSPEHENRHIDAEMTQAGEQVNETCSQSNLPLDSSIAVASCSSQEIDSGSHVEVKESLVDSLKLSTNVTTDKVLAAPNQPSSKKNPQLSQSSANEKGLQAEEAPSSTAGASSASVIHSSGATGAPGMEMMSKMLAMMSKGSSPAMPGMPDMMSMMMKGGMPNMKDMMSKMQGKGGPVGMMGGPMGMKNLFDCIVEVSLLTPDSDVSDDDEDSITMELPCQYCSRYFSSNMSLKTHILVAHEKEDPSVLNLKKLVIEEKGKGSARDASTKRKHSREYDKAVAEAASSQSNMTDRTSRASLSSVDSCASQPTARSIKKSRTEKRAIDSLDTSGAATGSYELNPEDPSEHVTFQPKSNPETKSGSCVDSTPPESRKRKALLQMQRSVSSEMQGKKVKNNDKNSDSDCSKQPGKSLVDKKETSPCKGSISYKEALNKKTLKTELREPGRRGIGSRDSDTSKSEASCTNAESETRPLTRRGRLNCAREASAIAVGAAGSAAAAGDSDSSSNLRRSLRNRKSR; encoded by the coding sequence ATGAATTTAACGGAAATTTGCGATTCTGTGGTTGAAACTGCGAAACATAAAGTCAGTAATTTTATACAAAGATTCTGGCCAAAGAGATCAACATACATGGAGAAAACCAAGGAACAGTGTCAAAGTGATTCTGCATCTTTGCCTCAGAAATTAGGTGACCCCAGCCCTGAACATGAAAACAGGCATATAGATgcagaaatgactcaagctggTGAACAGGTAAATGAAACTTGTTCCCAAAGCAATTTACCTCTGGACAGTTCCATTGCGGTTGCCTCATGTTCTTCACAGGAGATTGATTCAGGTTCTCATGTGGAAGTAAAGGAAAGTTTGGTTGATTCACTGAAATTAAGCACGAACGTCACCACAGATAAAGTCCTGGCAGCACCCAACCAGCCTAGCTCAAAGAAAAATCCACAACTATCtcagtcatctgcaaatgagAAGGGTCTACAAGCTGAGGAGGCACCCTCTTCTACTGCAGGAGCAAGTTCTGCGAGTGTGATTCATTCAAGTGGAGCCACTGGTGCTCCTGGCATGGAAATGATGTCTAAGATGCTAGCCATGATGTCCAAGGGCAGCTCTCCAGCCATGCCTGGGATGCCAGACATGATGTCCATGATGATGAAAGGTGGGATGCCCAACATGAAAGACATGATGAGCAAGATGCAAGGCAAAGGAGGACCTGTGGGGATGATGGGAGGCCCCATGGGCATGAAAAACCTTTTTGACTGCATCGTTGAAGTCTCCTTGCTCACACCTGATTCTGATGTGtcagatgacgatgaagacAGCATAACCATGGAACTTCCTTGCCAATACTGCTCTCGTTACTTCTCTAGCAACATGTCTCTCAAAACCCACATTCTTGTGGCTCATGAAAAGGAAGATCCTTCAGTTCTCAACCTGAAAAAACTTGTTatagaagaaaaaggaaaaggctCAGCCAGAGATGCTAGCACCAAACGGAAACATTCTCGTGAATATGACAAAGCAGTGGCAGAAGCAGCTAGCAGTCAAAGCAACATGACTGACCGAACAAGCCGAGCCTCTTTATCCTCTGTGGACTCCTGTGCATCCCAGCCAACTGCCCGCAGCATTAAGAAGAGCAGGACTGAGAAGAGAGCTATAGATTCTTTAGACACAAGTGGAGCTGCAACAGGATCTTACGAACTTAACCCTGAAGATCCGAGTGAACATGTAACTTTCCAGCCTAAATCTAATCCTGAAACCAAGTCTGGTTCCTGTGTGGACAGCACCCCTCCAGAATCAAGGAAGCGTAAAGCTCTGCTACAGATGCAGCGCTCAGTATCCAGTGAGATGcaaggaaagaaagtgaaaaataatgacaagaatTCCGACAGTGACTGCAGCAAACAACCAGGTAAATCATTAGTTGATAAGAAGGAGACAAGTCCTTGTAAAGGCTCCATTAGTTATAAGGAAGccttaaacaagaaaacattaaagactGAGCTGAGAGAGCCTGGTAGAAGAGGCATAGGTAGCAGAGACAGTGACACCAGCAAATCAGAAGCATCATGTACAAATGCTGAATCTGAGACCCGACCTTTAACTCGAAGAGGAAGGTTAAACTGTGCTCGTGAGGCATCAGCCATTGCAGTAGGTGCTGCAGgatcagctgcagcagctggtgACTCGGACTCTTCTTCTAATCTCAGAAGAAGTTTGAGGAATCGAAAATCTCGTTAG